A single Leptolyngbya subtilissima AS-A7 DNA region contains:
- a CDS encoding NAD(P)/FAD-dependent oxidoreductase, with protein sequence MSLTEQMLSGLTGHPLAGLQRADDLWLRYRTGNLSRPQVIHQAETPLESVEWDVVICGGTLGVLVGTGLAQRGWRVALLERGQLQGREQEWNISRRELTALIDLSLLTTAELEEVIASEYNPARIQFGDGEPLWVEDVLNVGVDPKGLLERLKAKFLAAGGQLFEHTAFDSAQVHPNGVEVQAGQPFTTRLLIDAMGHFSPLVQQARSTAKPDAVCLVVGTCAQGYPQNDTGDLLASFTPLRHQCQYFWEAFPARDGRTTYMFTYMDADPRRLSLMDFFEEYWTLLPEYQGVSLEELRVQRALFGFFPCYKESPLRYPWGRTLAVGDSSGSQSPLSFGGFGAMIRHLERLVTGIDEALGCDRLSSTALGALQPYQPNLSVTWLFQKSMSVGVDQTLSEQHINTMLTAIFAAMAELGEPTLKPFLQDVVQFSALAKTLAMTSIKYPALVAKIIPQVGLGALVSWLGHYSSLAVYSALEPLVRALSPVIESLPPVPRYYSHRWRDRLFYGSGKDYDV encoded by the coding sequence ATGAGCCTGACTGAACAAATGCTCTCTGGCCTAACAGGCCATCCTTTAGCAGGGCTTCAGCGGGCTGACGACCTGTGGTTGCGCTACCGCACCGGCAACCTATCCAGGCCACAGGTTATTCACCAGGCTGAAACGCCGCTGGAATCGGTTGAATGGGATGTCGTGATTTGCGGCGGCACTCTGGGCGTACTCGTGGGGACAGGGCTAGCCCAGCGGGGGTGGCGAGTGGCACTGCTAGAGCGCGGCCAGTTGCAGGGCCGCGAGCAAGAGTGGAATATTTCGCGACGCGAGCTGACCGCCCTAATAGACCTAAGCTTGCTGACAACAGCAGAATTAGAGGAAGTCATCGCCTCAGAATACAACCCGGCCCGCATTCAGTTTGGCGATGGCGAGCCGCTGTGGGTTGAGGACGTGCTCAACGTTGGGGTTGACCCCAAAGGTCTGCTAGAACGGCTCAAGGCCAAGTTTTTAGCCGCTGGGGGCCAGCTGTTTGAGCACACCGCCTTTGACTCTGCCCAGGTGCACCCCAATGGCGTAGAGGTACAAGCCGGCCAGCCGTTTACCACTCGCCTGCTGATTGACGCGATGGGCCATTTTTCGCCCTTGGTGCAGCAGGCACGGAGCACCGCCAAGCCCGATGCGGTGTGTTTGGTGGTGGGCACCTGCGCCCAGGGTTACCCCCAAAATGACACAGGCGATTTGCTTGCATCGTTTACGCCCCTGCGGCACCAGTGCCAATACTTTTGGGAAGCGTTTCCGGCGCGGGACGGGCGCACGACCTACATGTTTACCTACATGGACGCCGACCCCCGCCGCCTGAGCCTGATGGACTTTTTTGAAGAGTACTGGACGCTGCTGCCGGAGTATCAGGGGGTAAGCCTGGAGGAACTGCGGGTGCAGCGGGCGTTGTTTGGCTTCTTTCCTTGTTATAAAGAGAGCCCGCTGCGATATCCGTGGGGGCGAACCTTGGCGGTGGGTGATAGCAGCGGCAGCCAGTCGCCCCTGAGTTTTGGCGGCTTTGGAGCGATGATTCGCCACTTGGAGCGGTTGGTGACGGGCATTGATGAGGCTTTAGGGTGCGATCGCCTCAGCTCCACTGCTCTGGGCGCGCTTCAGCCCTACCAGCCCAACCTATCGGTCACCTGGCTCTTCCAAAAATCGATGAGTGTGGGGGTTGATCAAACCCTCTCTGAGCAGCACATCAACACCATGTTGACGGCGATCTTTGCCGCCATGGCTGAGCTGGGTGAGCCCACCCTCAAACCCTTTTTGCAGGATGTGGTGCAGTTTTCAGCCCTAGCCAAAACCCTGGCGATGACATCCATCAAATATCCAGCGCTGGTGGCCAAGATTATTCCTCAGGTAGGGTTAGGGGCTTTGGTTAGCTGGCTGGGGCACTATAGCAGCCTGGCAGTGTATAGCGCTTTGGAACCCCTGGTCCGTGCCCTGAGTCCAGTAATTGAGTCATTGCCACCGGTGCCGCGATACTATAGCCATCGGTGGCGCGATCGACTGTTCTATGGCAGCGGAAAGGATTACGACGTTTAA